The following coding sequences lie in one Hoplias malabaricus isolate fHopMal1 chromosome 14, fHopMal1.hap1, whole genome shotgun sequence genomic window:
- the itgb4 gene encoding integrin beta-4 isoform X1: MGGWPVTLSVVFLSLMPIGCKADSGIHCVASRAANCSTCLQAGLGCAYCLDELFQSHRCDLLSNLEKHGCVGILYENSSMSMEENIQIDTTRKSAQVAPQMVRMTLLPGEEKEVVMKVFEPGQGPLDLYILMDFSNSMSDDLDNLKSMGEQLANLVGTLSDDYTIGFGKFVDKVTEPQTDMRPSKLAQPWPNSEPPFSFQNVINLTSNINTFREILQKEKISGNLDAPEGGFDAILQAAVCQSVIGWRNDSTHLLVFSTESAFHYEGDGVNVLAGVLERNDEVCHLDSNGKYTHATLLDYPSVPTLVRILMKHNIIPIFAITNHSRSYYEKLVTYFPIAELGILTEDSSNILQIIQTAFASIRSKISIQTEDRPKAINTEILSASGKGGDLKIQAREIGNITVRLSAMRELNNKPVCSLNPKDRSGTLRVKPSTFSSSLRIHTEVKCKICECEKNPVPRASRCNQNGDLVCGMCRCYDKWIGPFCNCSSQVQSDAGCVAPGEKEPCSGRGDCVCGTCICHNPSQYDGSFCQYDKSQCLRSGGFLCNDRGSCQLGKCDCNPGWMGEACECPLSNVTCLDNKGGLCNGRGVCKCGRCECDSGLQLGATCEPNLQAQLGMCEGRRSCVQCQAWKTGELKGEKCKNCPFTVVMVDELKDREAVVETCEYRDEDDDCTYYYTVDYPPSRTDKEYEVQVLKKKDCPPGGFLWLIPLIMFLMLLLGLLLLCCWKYCACCKACLAQLLALCCPCCAKGRMVGFKEDHYMLRQSLLTSDYQDTPLVRTGPPKSTDVVRWKVRDNVHRGPNHPQNQVQPNPKELIDIPLSLRLGRQFSEDLSRLEARDTQVLRQEVEDNLNDVFKRIPGAHAVQKTQFRTQRNAGKRQNNTIVDTVLLAPRGNYNDIVNLTDKQVQSGNFSDLRVVPGYYTVANDREATGAVELQEGVESVDVRVPLFIKDEDDPKKQLLVEAIDVPVGIAKIGKRFVNITIIKENAKSIFTFLQPSYTFSRQDGIADIPISREIMEDGRTQVSYSTRDLTAKDRKDYVSVDGDLTFAPGETQKNVPVKLLPLSESAPLLDTTQHKQFIMDLSNPRQGAKLGRYPRTTINIADSPDPSTVRFKNSTQTFNLTDPVYPVPVTRTPSQENSSVNWRIRNSSRLNQTGQVRFSPGDTEKIISIDARPNQNPKPETFDVELFDPSPSTTILDRKTTQVNVINRGDMKQFTSAPAPQLSSPSGRLPPPSNIEPTPTGPKNIRLNWNPQPGAKGYKVKYWIYGDPEADGQVLDVKTPQAELTNLYPYCDYEMRVCSYNSQGDGDYSDIVQCQTLEDVPSEPGRLAFNVIGPTVTQLSWAEPAETNGVITEYEVIYTPINEDSKPIGPSKKVKIDNPKKRMLLIENLQPSQTYCYKVRASNKVGWGPYRDATINLASQPHRPMSIPIIPDIPIVDAEGGEEYDSFLMYSNDVLRSPTASSRPSVSDLTSEEQLINGKWDQKFLFPGGSGSLTRNISSSSTNYSISPRPGIANQTMETTTTYISGKGGSMPRRHDIQMSGGLHTEDVILRKRSENRGYYDNDGIRDSIVMGDLTSGFSEFLSGNSSFSQTTSTSYSLSSNLHNHSEDITDALQNLDRVLQDTRFPPGVPETPSRLVFSALGPTALKVSWQEPHCENPVLGYCVLYQLLNGGDMKRLDIQNPGQNSVVVQDLLPNQSYLFKVKAQSQEGWGPEREGVITIESTVDPKSPLSPLPGSSFTLSTPSAPGPLVFSALSPETLQLCWDEPRKPNGEILGYVVTCQQLHGGGDLRSFQVSGNSATSLTVSDLRENVPYKFKVQAQTTQGFGPEREGIITIESQDAGSMGQYSTQQSMTRREVFNLPAQTTTHTSNTMFSEPFITPEGIMMSSRQVTQHTEVSGSLVRQVELVQRGMTSSTTKRLEKQYYEA, translated from the exons TTGTTCCAGTCCCATCGTTGTGATCTTTTGAGCAATCTTGAGAAACATGGCTGTGTCGGGATCCTCTATGAAAACAGCTCCATGTCCATGGAGGAG aaCATCCAGATCGACACGACCCGGAAATCGGCTCAGGTGGCGCCGCAGATGGTGAGGATGACTCTGCTGCCGGGAGAAGAGAAGGAAGTGGTGATGAAGGTGTTTGAGCCGGGCCAAGGTCCTCTTGACCTCTACATTCTGATGGACTTCTCCAACTCAATGTCTGACGATCTGGACAACCTGAAGAGCATGGGGGAACAGCTgg ctAATCTGGTGGGAACGCTCTCTGACGACTACACCATTGGTTTTGGGAAATTTGTCGACAAGGTCACTGAACCACAGACAGACATGAGGCCTTCAAA ATTAGCTCAGCCATGGCCAAATAGCGAGCCTCCGTTCTCCTTCCAGAATGTCATCAACCTCACCAGCAACATCAACACCTTCAGAGAGATCctacagaaagagaaaatatctGGCAACCTGGACGCTCCCGAGGGCGGCTTCGATGCTATCTTACAGGCCGCCGTCTGCCAG tctgtaaTTGGGTGGAGGAATGACAGTACTCACCTGCTGGTGTTCTCCACGGAGTCAGCGTTCCATTATGAAGGAGACGGAGTGAATGTTTTGGCTGGAGTTCTGGAGCGGAATGACGAGGTGTGTCACCTGGACTCTAACGGAAAGTACACTCACGCCACTCTGCTGGATTACCCGTCGGTCCCCACGCTCGTCCGCATTCTAATGAAGCACAACATCATCCCCATCTTCGCCATCACCAACCACTCCCGCTCCTACTATGAG AAACTGGTGACTTACTTCCCCATCGCTGAGCTGGGAATTCTGACCGAAGACTCGTCCAACATCCTCCAAATCATTCAAACCGCCTTTGCG AGCATCCGGTCGAAGATCAGCATCCAGACGGAGGATAGACCCAAGGCCATCAACACCGAGATCCTTTCAGCGTCCGGAAAGGGAGGAGACCTGAAGATCCAAGCGCGAGAAATT GGGAACATCACGGTGCGACTGAGTGCTATGAGGGAGCTGAACAATAAACCGGTCTGTAgtctgaatcctaaggatcgcTCCGGGACCCTGAGGGTCAAGCCCTCCACCTTCAGCTCGTCTCTCCGCATCCATACGGAGGTCAAGTGTAAAATCTGCGAATGCGAGAAG AACCCGGTTCCGAGGGCGAGCCGCTGTAATCAGAACGGGGACCTGGTGTGTGGAATGTGTCGCTGCTACGATAAATG GATTGGTCCGTTCTGTAACTGCTCGTCTCAGGTTCAGTCGGACGCAGGCTGTGTGGCTCCCGGAGAGAAAGAGCCCTGCAGTGGACGAggcgactgtgtgtgtgggacCTGTATCTGCCACAACCCGAGTCAGTACGACGGCTCCTTCTGTCAGTACGACAAGTCCCAGTGCCTGAGGTCCGGAGGGTTCCTTTGTaacg acagaGGAAGCTGTCAATTGGGGAAGTGTGACTGTAACCCTGGGTGGATGGGAGAGGCCTGTGAGTGTCCCCTAAGCAATGTCACCTGCCTCGACAACAAAggg ggACTGTGTAATGGTCGGGGGGTGTGTAAATGTGGACGGTGTGAGTGTGATTCTGGACTGCAACTGGGAGCAACTTGTGAACCGAACTtacag gccCAGTTGGGGATGTGTGAGGGCCGGCGGAGCTGTGTGCAGTGCCAGGCGTGGAAGACCGGGGAGTTGAAGGGGGAGAAGTGTAAGAACTGTCCGTTCACTGTGGTGATGGTGGACGAGCTGAAGGACA gggaGGCTGTGGTGGAGACGTGTGAGTATCgtgatgaggatgatgactGTACATATTACTACACTGTGGATTATCCTCCCAGTCGCACCGACAAGGAGTACGAGGTCCAGGTGCTGAAGAAGAAAG actGTCCTCCTGGAGGTTTCCTCTGGTTAATTCCTCTCATCATGTTCCTGATGCTGTTGTTGGGTCTCCTGCTGCTCTGCTGCTGGAAATACTGCGCCTGCtgcaag gCCTGTTTGGCTCAGCTCTTAGCTCTGTGCTGCCCCTGCTGTGCTAAAG GTCGCATGGTCGGGTTTAAGGAGGACCACTACATGCTGCGGCAGTCTCTGCTGACTTCGGATTATCAGGACACCCCCTTGGTCAGGACCGGTCCGCCAAAAAGCACAGACGTTGTTCGTTGGAAAGTTAGAGACAATGTCCACAGAGGTCCAAACCACCCCCAGAACCAGGTCCAGCCCAACCCAAAAGAACTCA ttgatatccctctctctctccggcTCGGTCGTCAGTTCTCTGAGGATCTCTCTCGCCTGGAGGCCCGGGACACACAGGTGCTCAGGCAAGAGGTGGAGGACAAT ctgaACGATGTGTTTAAGCGGATTCCTGGTGCTCACGCTGTCCAGAAAACCCAGTTCAG GACCCAAAGGAACGCAGGCAAAAG ACAGAACAACACCATCGTGGACACGGTGCTCTTGGCTCCTCGAGGGAATTATAACGACATAGTGAACCTGACGGACAAACAGGTTCAGTCCGGAAACTTCAGCGACCTCAGGGTGGTCCCGGGTTACTACACCGTCGCTAACGACAGAG AGGCCACAGGGGCAGTGGAGCTGCAGGAGGGCGTGGAGTCAGTGGATGTTCGGGTTCCGCTCTTCATCAAAGATGAAGACGACCCTAAGAAGCAGCTGCTGGTGGAGGCCATCGATGTTCCAGTCGGAATCGCCAAGATTGGAAAACGTTTCGtcaacatcaccatcatcaaGGAGAATG ctaaGAGCATCTTCACCTTCCTGCAGCCCTCGTACACATTCTCCCGCCAGGACGGCATCGCTGACATCCCGATTAGCCGCGAGATCATGGAGGACGGTCGCACACAGGTCTCCTACAGCACCAGAGACCTGACGGCCAAGGACAGGAAG GACTACGTGTCTGTGGACGGAGATCTGACGTTTGCACCCGGTGAGACCCAAAAGAACGTCCCAGTGAAACTGCTGCCGCTGAGTGAGAGCGCCCCCCTGCTGGACACTACACAGCACAAACAGTTCATCATGGACCTGAGTAACCCACGACAGGGGGCCAAACTCGGCCGCTACCCCCGGACTACCATCAATATCGCTGATAGCCCag ATCCGAGCACAGTGAGGTTTAAGAACAGCACTCAGACCTTTAACTTGACCGACCCGGTGTACCCGGTTCCGGTGACCCGGACCCCGAGCCAGGAGAACTCCAGCGTGAACTGGAGAATCCGGAACTCCTCTCGTCTGAACCAGACTGGACAGGTCCGATTCTCCCcgggagacacagagaaaatcaTCAGCATCGACGCCCGTCCGAACCAGAATCCCAAACCCGAGACCTTCGATGTGGAACTGTTCGACCCCAGCCCCAGCACCACCATCTTAGACAGGAAGACCACTCAAGTCAACGTCATCAACAGAG GAGATATGAAGCAGTTCACCTCAGCTCCTGCCCCTCAGCTCTCCTCCCCCAGCGGGAGACTCCCACCCCCCAGCAACATCGAACCCACACCCACTGGCCCCAAAAACATCCGTCTGAACTGGAACCCCCAGCCCGGTGCCAAGGGATACAAG GTGAAGTACTGGATTTACGGAGACCCCGAGGCTGATGGTCAGGTGCTGGATGTGAAGACTCCTCAGGCTGAGCTGACTAATCTCTATCCGTACTGCGATTACGAGATGAGAGTGTGTTCCTACAACTCTCAGGGAGACGGAGACTACAGCGACATCGTCCAGTGCCAGACCCTCGAGGATG TGCCCAGTGAACCCGGACGCTTGGCCTTCAATGTGATTGGTCCAACTGTCACTCAGCTGAGCTGGGCGGAGCCTGCGGAAACCAATGGTGTCATCACAGAGTACGAGGTCATCTACACGCCCATCAATGAGGACAGCA AACCGATTGGCCCCTCTAAGAAGGTGAAGATTGATAACCCGAAAAAGCGCATGCTGCTGATCGAGAACCTGCAGCCTTCCCAGACGTACTGTTATAAAGTGCGTGCCAGTAACAAAGTGGGCTGGGGTCCGTACAGAGATGCCACCATCAATCTGGCAAGCCAGCCTCACAGACCCATGTCCA TTCCCATTATTCCTGATATTCCGATCGTGGATGCAGAGGGTGGTGAAGAGTATGACAGTTTCCTGATGTACAGTAACGATGTCCTGCGCTCTCCCACGGCCAGCTCCAGACCCAGCGTCTCTGACCTCACGTCCGAGG AACAGCTGATAAATGGAAAATGGGATCAGAAGTTCTTATTCCCAGGAGGAAGTGGTTCCTTAACACGCAACATCAGCTCTTCTTCCACCAATTACAGCATCTCACCTCGCCCAGGAATCGCCAATCAAACAATGGAGACCACAACAACATATATATCTGGAAAAG GAGGATCTATGCCGCGCAGACATGACATTCAGATGAGTGGTGGACTCCACACAGAGGACGTGATCTTGAGGAAACGCTCTGAAAACAGAGGCTACTATGACAATGACGGCATTAGAGACTCCATCGTGATGGGAGACTTGACCAGCGGGTTTTCTGAATTTCTGTCCG GCAACTCTAGCTTCAGCCAGACTACATCTACCAGCTACAGCCTGAGCTCCAACCTGCACAATCATTCGGAAGACATCACAGACGCTCTGCAGAACCTGGACAGGGTTCTTCAGG ATACACGGTTCCCTCCTGGCGTTCCTGAAACTCCGAGTCGCTTGGTGTTCTCAGCTCTTGGACCTACGGCACTGAAGGTCAGCTGGCAGGAACCCCACTGTGAGAACCCTGTGCTCGGGTACTGCGTTCTCTACCAACTTCTCAACGGAG GTGATATGAAGCGGCTGGACATTCAGAATCCAGGCCAGAATTCCGTGGTGGTCCAGGATCTTCTTCCGAATCAGTCGTACCTGTTCAAGGTGAAGGCTCAGAGTCAGGAGGGCTGGGGCCCGGAGAGGGAGGGGGTGATCACCATCGAGTCCACGGTCGACCCCAAGAGCCCCCTCAGCCCACTGCCAG GATCCTCGTTTACGCTCAGCACTCCGAGCGCTCCCGGTCCTCTGGTTTTCTCTGCTCTGAGTCCCGAGACGCTGCAGCTGTGTTGGGACGAGCCCCGGAAGCCGAACGGAGAGATCCTTGGATACGTGGTCACCTGCCAGCAGCTCCACGGGGGAG gaGACCTGCGCTCCTTTCAGGTCAGCGGGAACTCGGCCACGTCTCTAACCGTCTCCGACCTCAGAGAGAACGTCCCGTACAAGTTTAAAGTCCAGGCCCAAACCACACAGGGCTTCGGCCCCGAGAGAGAGGGCATCATCACCATCGAGTCCCAGGatgcag ggTCGATGGGTCAGTACAGCACTCAGCAGTCTATGACGAGGAGAGAAGTGTTCAACCTTCCAGCacaaaccacaacacacaccagcaaCACCATGTTCTCAGAGCCCTTCATTAcaccag agggTATAATGATGTCGAGTCGTCAGGTCACCCAGCACACGGAGGTGAGCGGAAGTTTGGTGCGGCAGGTGGAGCTTGTGCAGAGAGGAATGACCTCCAGCACCACCAAGAGGCTGGAGAAGCAGTACTACGAAGCCTGA
- the itgb4 gene encoding integrin beta-4 isoform X2 — MGGWPVTLSVVFLSLMPIGCKADSGIHCVASRAANCSTCLQAGLGCAYCLDELFQSHRCDLLSNLEKHGCVGILYENSSMSMEENIQIDTTRKSAQVAPQMVRMTLLPGEEKEVVMKVFEPGQGPLDLYILMDFSNSMSDDLDNLKSMGEQLANLVGTLSDDYTIGFGKFVDKVTEPQTDMRPSKLAQPWPNSEPPFSFQNVINLTSNINTFREILQKEKISGNLDAPEGGFDAILQAAVCQSVIGWRNDSTHLLVFSTESAFHYEGDGVNVLAGVLERNDEVCHLDSNGKYTHATLLDYPSVPTLVRILMKHNIIPIFAITNHSRSYYEKLVTYFPIAELGILTEDSSNILQIIQTAFASIRSKISIQTEDRPKAINTEILSASGKGGDLKIQAREIGNITVRLSAMRELNNKPVCSLNPKDRSGTLRVKPSTFSSSLRIHTEVKCKICECEKNPVPRASRCNQNGDLVCGMCRCYDKWIGPFCNCSSQVQSDAGCVAPGEKEPCSGRGDCVCGTCICHNPSQYDGSFCQYDKSQCLRSGGFLCNDRGSCQLGKCDCNPGWMGEACECPLSNVTCLDNKGGLCNGRGVCKCGRCECDSGLQLGATCEPNLQAQLGMCEGRRSCVQCQAWKTGELKGEKCKNCPFTVVMVDELKDREAVVETCEYRDEDDDCTYYYTVDYPPSRTDKEYEVQVLKKKDCPPGGFLWLIPLIMFLMLLLGLLLLCCWKYCACCKACLAQLLALCCPCCAKGRMVGFKEDHYMLRQSLLTSDYQDTPLVRTGPPKSTDVVRWKVRDNVHRGPNHPQNQVQPNPKELIDIPLSLRLGRQFSEDLSRLEARDTQVLRQEVEDNLNDVFKRIPGAHAVQKTQFRTQRNAGKRQNNTIVDTVLLAPRGNYNDIVNLTDKQVQSGNFSDLRVVPGYYTVANDREATGAVELQEGVESVDVRVPLFIKDEDDPKKQLLVEAIDVPVGIAKIGKRFVNITIIKENAKSIFTFLQPSYTFSRQDGIADIPISREIMEDGRTQVSYSTRDLTAKDRKDYVSVDGDLTFAPGETQKNVPVKLLPLSESAPLLDTTQHKQFIMDLSNPRQGAKLGRYPRTTINIADSPDPSTVRFKNSTQTFNLTDPVYPVPVTRTPSQENSSVNWRIRNSSRLNQTGQVRFSPGDTEKIISIDARPNQNPKPETFDVELFDPSPSTTILDRKTTQVNVINRGDMKQFTSAPAPQLSSPSGRLPPPSNIEPTPTGPKNIRLNWNPQPGAKGYKVKYWIYGDPEADGQVLDVKTPQAELTNLYPYCDYEMRVCSYNSQGDGDYSDIVQCQTLEDVPSEPGRLAFNVIGPTVTQLSWAEPAETNGVITEYEVIYTPINEDSKPIGPSKKVKIDNPKKRMLLIENLQPSQTYCYKVRASNKVGWGPYRDATINLASQPHRPMSIPIIPDIPIVDAEGGEEYDSFLMYSNDVLRSPTASSRPSVSDLTSEEQLINGKWDQKFLFPGGSGSLTRNISSSSTNYSISPRPGIANQTMETTTTYISGKGGSMPRRHDIQMSGGLHTEDVILRKRSENRGYYDNDGIRDSIVMGDLTSGFSEFLSDTRFPPGVPETPSRLVFSALGPTALKVSWQEPHCENPVLGYCVLYQLLNGGDMKRLDIQNPGQNSVVVQDLLPNQSYLFKVKAQSQEGWGPEREGVITIESTVDPKSPLSPLPGSSFTLSTPSAPGPLVFSALSPETLQLCWDEPRKPNGEILGYVVTCQQLHGGGDLRSFQVSGNSATSLTVSDLRENVPYKFKVQAQTTQGFGPEREGIITIESQDAGSMGQYSTQQSMTRREVFNLPAQTTTHTSNTMFSEPFITPEGIMMSSRQVTQHTEVSGSLVRQVELVQRGMTSSTTKRLEKQYYEA; from the exons TTGTTCCAGTCCCATCGTTGTGATCTTTTGAGCAATCTTGAGAAACATGGCTGTGTCGGGATCCTCTATGAAAACAGCTCCATGTCCATGGAGGAG aaCATCCAGATCGACACGACCCGGAAATCGGCTCAGGTGGCGCCGCAGATGGTGAGGATGACTCTGCTGCCGGGAGAAGAGAAGGAAGTGGTGATGAAGGTGTTTGAGCCGGGCCAAGGTCCTCTTGACCTCTACATTCTGATGGACTTCTCCAACTCAATGTCTGACGATCTGGACAACCTGAAGAGCATGGGGGAACAGCTgg ctAATCTGGTGGGAACGCTCTCTGACGACTACACCATTGGTTTTGGGAAATTTGTCGACAAGGTCACTGAACCACAGACAGACATGAGGCCTTCAAA ATTAGCTCAGCCATGGCCAAATAGCGAGCCTCCGTTCTCCTTCCAGAATGTCATCAACCTCACCAGCAACATCAACACCTTCAGAGAGATCctacagaaagagaaaatatctGGCAACCTGGACGCTCCCGAGGGCGGCTTCGATGCTATCTTACAGGCCGCCGTCTGCCAG tctgtaaTTGGGTGGAGGAATGACAGTACTCACCTGCTGGTGTTCTCCACGGAGTCAGCGTTCCATTATGAAGGAGACGGAGTGAATGTTTTGGCTGGAGTTCTGGAGCGGAATGACGAGGTGTGTCACCTGGACTCTAACGGAAAGTACACTCACGCCACTCTGCTGGATTACCCGTCGGTCCCCACGCTCGTCCGCATTCTAATGAAGCACAACATCATCCCCATCTTCGCCATCACCAACCACTCCCGCTCCTACTATGAG AAACTGGTGACTTACTTCCCCATCGCTGAGCTGGGAATTCTGACCGAAGACTCGTCCAACATCCTCCAAATCATTCAAACCGCCTTTGCG AGCATCCGGTCGAAGATCAGCATCCAGACGGAGGATAGACCCAAGGCCATCAACACCGAGATCCTTTCAGCGTCCGGAAAGGGAGGAGACCTGAAGATCCAAGCGCGAGAAATT GGGAACATCACGGTGCGACTGAGTGCTATGAGGGAGCTGAACAATAAACCGGTCTGTAgtctgaatcctaaggatcgcTCCGGGACCCTGAGGGTCAAGCCCTCCACCTTCAGCTCGTCTCTCCGCATCCATACGGAGGTCAAGTGTAAAATCTGCGAATGCGAGAAG AACCCGGTTCCGAGGGCGAGCCGCTGTAATCAGAACGGGGACCTGGTGTGTGGAATGTGTCGCTGCTACGATAAATG GATTGGTCCGTTCTGTAACTGCTCGTCTCAGGTTCAGTCGGACGCAGGCTGTGTGGCTCCCGGAGAGAAAGAGCCCTGCAGTGGACGAggcgactgtgtgtgtgggacCTGTATCTGCCACAACCCGAGTCAGTACGACGGCTCCTTCTGTCAGTACGACAAGTCCCAGTGCCTGAGGTCCGGAGGGTTCCTTTGTaacg acagaGGAAGCTGTCAATTGGGGAAGTGTGACTGTAACCCTGGGTGGATGGGAGAGGCCTGTGAGTGTCCCCTAAGCAATGTCACCTGCCTCGACAACAAAggg ggACTGTGTAATGGTCGGGGGGTGTGTAAATGTGGACGGTGTGAGTGTGATTCTGGACTGCAACTGGGAGCAACTTGTGAACCGAACTtacag gccCAGTTGGGGATGTGTGAGGGCCGGCGGAGCTGTGTGCAGTGCCAGGCGTGGAAGACCGGGGAGTTGAAGGGGGAGAAGTGTAAGAACTGTCCGTTCACTGTGGTGATGGTGGACGAGCTGAAGGACA gggaGGCTGTGGTGGAGACGTGTGAGTATCgtgatgaggatgatgactGTACATATTACTACACTGTGGATTATCCTCCCAGTCGCACCGACAAGGAGTACGAGGTCCAGGTGCTGAAGAAGAAAG actGTCCTCCTGGAGGTTTCCTCTGGTTAATTCCTCTCATCATGTTCCTGATGCTGTTGTTGGGTCTCCTGCTGCTCTGCTGCTGGAAATACTGCGCCTGCtgcaag gCCTGTTTGGCTCAGCTCTTAGCTCTGTGCTGCCCCTGCTGTGCTAAAG GTCGCATGGTCGGGTTTAAGGAGGACCACTACATGCTGCGGCAGTCTCTGCTGACTTCGGATTATCAGGACACCCCCTTGGTCAGGACCGGTCCGCCAAAAAGCACAGACGTTGTTCGTTGGAAAGTTAGAGACAATGTCCACAGAGGTCCAAACCACCCCCAGAACCAGGTCCAGCCCAACCCAAAAGAACTCA ttgatatccctctctctctccggcTCGGTCGTCAGTTCTCTGAGGATCTCTCTCGCCTGGAGGCCCGGGACACACAGGTGCTCAGGCAAGAGGTGGAGGACAAT ctgaACGATGTGTTTAAGCGGATTCCTGGTGCTCACGCTGTCCAGAAAACCCAGTTCAG GACCCAAAGGAACGCAGGCAAAAG ACAGAACAACACCATCGTGGACACGGTGCTCTTGGCTCCTCGAGGGAATTATAACGACATAGTGAACCTGACGGACAAACAGGTTCAGTCCGGAAACTTCAGCGACCTCAGGGTGGTCCCGGGTTACTACACCGTCGCTAACGACAGAG AGGCCACAGGGGCAGTGGAGCTGCAGGAGGGCGTGGAGTCAGTGGATGTTCGGGTTCCGCTCTTCATCAAAGATGAAGACGACCCTAAGAAGCAGCTGCTGGTGGAGGCCATCGATGTTCCAGTCGGAATCGCCAAGATTGGAAAACGTTTCGtcaacatcaccatcatcaaGGAGAATG ctaaGAGCATCTTCACCTTCCTGCAGCCCTCGTACACATTCTCCCGCCAGGACGGCATCGCTGACATCCCGATTAGCCGCGAGATCATGGAGGACGGTCGCACACAGGTCTCCTACAGCACCAGAGACCTGACGGCCAAGGACAGGAAG GACTACGTGTCTGTGGACGGAGATCTGACGTTTGCACCCGGTGAGACCCAAAAGAACGTCCCAGTGAAACTGCTGCCGCTGAGTGAGAGCGCCCCCCTGCTGGACACTACACAGCACAAACAGTTCATCATGGACCTGAGTAACCCACGACAGGGGGCCAAACTCGGCCGCTACCCCCGGACTACCATCAATATCGCTGATAGCCCag ATCCGAGCACAGTGAGGTTTAAGAACAGCACTCAGACCTTTAACTTGACCGACCCGGTGTACCCGGTTCCGGTGACCCGGACCCCGAGCCAGGAGAACTCCAGCGTGAACTGGAGAATCCGGAACTCCTCTCGTCTGAACCAGACTGGACAGGTCCGATTCTCCCcgggagacacagagaaaatcaTCAGCATCGACGCCCGTCCGAACCAGAATCCCAAACCCGAGACCTTCGATGTGGAACTGTTCGACCCCAGCCCCAGCACCACCATCTTAGACAGGAAGACCACTCAAGTCAACGTCATCAACAGAG GAGATATGAAGCAGTTCACCTCAGCTCCTGCCCCTCAGCTCTCCTCCCCCAGCGGGAGACTCCCACCCCCCAGCAACATCGAACCCACACCCACTGGCCCCAAAAACATCCGTCTGAACTGGAACCCCCAGCCCGGTGCCAAGGGATACAAG GTGAAGTACTGGATTTACGGAGACCCCGAGGCTGATGGTCAGGTGCTGGATGTGAAGACTCCTCAGGCTGAGCTGACTAATCTCTATCCGTACTGCGATTACGAGATGAGAGTGTGTTCCTACAACTCTCAGGGAGACGGAGACTACAGCGACATCGTCCAGTGCCAGACCCTCGAGGATG TGCCCAGTGAACCCGGACGCTTGGCCTTCAATGTGATTGGTCCAACTGTCACTCAGCTGAGCTGGGCGGAGCCTGCGGAAACCAATGGTGTCATCACAGAGTACGAGGTCATCTACACGCCCATCAATGAGGACAGCA AACCGATTGGCCCCTCTAAGAAGGTGAAGATTGATAACCCGAAAAAGCGCATGCTGCTGATCGAGAACCTGCAGCCTTCCCAGACGTACTGTTATAAAGTGCGTGCCAGTAACAAAGTGGGCTGGGGTCCGTACAGAGATGCCACCATCAATCTGGCAAGCCAGCCTCACAGACCCATGTCCA TTCCCATTATTCCTGATATTCCGATCGTGGATGCAGAGGGTGGTGAAGAGTATGACAGTTTCCTGATGTACAGTAACGATGTCCTGCGCTCTCCCACGGCCAGCTCCAGACCCAGCGTCTCTGACCTCACGTCCGAGG AACAGCTGATAAATGGAAAATGGGATCAGAAGTTCTTATTCCCAGGAGGAAGTGGTTCCTTAACACGCAACATCAGCTCTTCTTCCACCAATTACAGCATCTCACCTCGCCCAGGAATCGCCAATCAAACAATGGAGACCACAACAACATATATATCTGGAAAAG GAGGATCTATGCCGCGCAGACATGACATTCAGATGAGTGGTGGACTCCACACAGAGGACGTGATCTTGAGGAAACGCTCTGAAAACAGAGGCTACTATGACAATGACGGCATTAGAGACTCCATCGTGATGGGAGACTTGACCAGCGGGTTTTCTGAATTTCTGTCCG ATACACGGTTCCCTCCTGGCGTTCCTGAAACTCCGAGTCGCTTGGTGTTCTCAGCTCTTGGACCTACGGCACTGAAGGTCAGCTGGCAGGAACCCCACTGTGAGAACCCTGTGCTCGGGTACTGCGTTCTCTACCAACTTCTCAACGGAG GTGATATGAAGCGGCTGGACATTCAGAATCCAGGCCAGAATTCCGTGGTGGTCCAGGATCTTCTTCCGAATCAGTCGTACCTGTTCAAGGTGAAGGCTCAGAGTCAGGAGGGCTGGGGCCCGGAGAGGGAGGGGGTGATCACCATCGAGTCCACGGTCGACCCCAAGAGCCCCCTCAGCCCACTGCCAG GATCCTCGTTTACGCTCAGCACTCCGAGCGCTCCCGGTCCTCTGGTTTTCTCTGCTCTGAGTCCCGAGACGCTGCAGCTGTGTTGGGACGAGCCCCGGAAGCCGAACGGAGAGATCCTTGGATACGTGGTCACCTGCCAGCAGCTCCACGGGGGAG gaGACCTGCGCTCCTTTCAGGTCAGCGGGAACTCGGCCACGTCTCTAACCGTCTCCGACCTCAGAGAGAACGTCCCGTACAAGTTTAAAGTCCAGGCCCAAACCACACAGGGCTTCGGCCCCGAGAGAGAGGGCATCATCACCATCGAGTCCCAGGatgcag ggTCGATGGGTCAGTACAGCACTCAGCAGTCTATGACGAGGAGAGAAGTGTTCAACCTTCCAGCacaaaccacaacacacaccagcaaCACCATGTTCTCAGAGCCCTTCATTAcaccag agggTATAATGATGTCGAGTCGTCAGGTCACCCAGCACACGGAGGTGAGCGGAAGTTTGGTGCGGCAGGTGGAGCTTGTGCAGAGAGGAATGACCTCCAGCACCACCAAGAGGCTGGAGAAGCAGTACTACGAAGCCTGA